The Puntigrus tetrazona isolate hp1 chromosome 23, ASM1883169v1, whole genome shotgun sequence genome has a segment encoding these proteins:
- the emc1 gene encoding ER membrane protein complex subunit 1 isoform X1 has translation MAWLVVRLAISVSLLYTASAVFEDQVGKFDWRQQFIGKVRFALFDTHSQASKKLLVATDKNVFASLNSRTGDLFWRHVDKTGPEGHIDVLLMYGQDAVVVVGNGRLLRSWETTVGGLKWETVLDTGSFQAAAFVGVQDLVKYVAVLKKSAISLHDLSSGSQIWVENLPDSDNVQYQTIYSGGNGLVFVFGVVPNSHIVIVEYKIEDGEIMNKKSVEAAWMSSLESSCTVIGSGVLLCVDQITQSLYTLQLQSAEQTEMRQIHLQTLDLEVASGFQPVLTSTQPNPAQPPLSEFFLQLSPEHHLLLQLKDGLIAPLRDFNPSYLAAFATSGERTVAAVMSPKNDTACSINLFSADTGRRHLDTTIIYHMDPNGGKPNRLYVHAFLKKDDSVGYRVMVQTEDLTLTFLQQPGRVVWMREEALADVVTMEMVDLPFTGTQAELEGEFGKKAAIQDGLLPMVLKRLSSQFILLQAWLAHLWKLFYDARKPRSSVKNEVTIDTLSRDEFNLQKMMVMVTASGKLFGIDSKSGTILWKQYLENIQPNSVFKLIVQRTTAHFPHPPQCTLLIKSKDTGLGSLYVFNPIFGKKSQISVPALPRPVLQTLLLPVIDQDYAKVLLLIDDQYKVTAFPSTKNVLQQLQDSASSIFFYLVDSSQGKLSGFRLRKDLSTELIWEVAIPTEVQKIVAVKGKRANEHVHSQGRVMGDRSVLYKYLNPNLLAVITESTDTHQERSFVGIFLIDGVTGRSVHEAVQRKARGPVHFVHSENWMVYVYWNSKFRRNEFSVLELFEGAELYNSTVFSSLDRPHPPQVLQQSYIFPAPISTLEATLTEKGITSRHLLVGLPSGNILSLPKMFLDPRRPEVVSEQSREENLIPYAPEMPIREEWFVNYNQTVSRVRGIHTAPSGLESTCLVVAYGLDIYQTRVFPSKQFDVLKDDYDYVLISSVLFGLFFATMISKRLAEVKLLNRAWR, from the exons ATGGCTTGGCTTGTAGTAAGATTAGCAATATCTGTGTCTTTATTATATACTGCATCGGCGGTATTTGAAGACCAAGTTGGAAAGTTTGATTG GAGGCAACAGTTTATCGGCAAGGTGCGTTTTGCGTTGTTTGACACTCATTCTCAAGCGTCTAAAAAGCTTCTGGTGGCAACCGACAAGAACGTGTTTGCTTCCCTCAATTCAAGGACTGGAGACCTGT TCTGGCGGCATGTGGATAAGACTGGACCAGAGGGCCATATTGATGTACTGCTTATGTATGGGCAGG atgctgttgttgttgtgggaAATGGCCGTCTACTCCGCTCCTGGGAGACCACAGTTGGCGGCTTGAAGTGGGAGACGGTTCTTGATACGGGAAG CTTCCAGGCTGCTGCTTTCGTTGGAGTTCAAGACCTTGTGAAGTATGTTGCTGTGCTGAAGAAATCAGCAATCTCGCTCCATGACCTTTCAAGTGGAAGTCAGATATGGGTAGAAAACCTACCTGACAG TGACAATGTTCAGTATCAAACTATTTATTCTGGTGGGAATGGActggtgtttgtttttggagtCGTGCCAAACTCTCATATCGTTATTGTTGAATACAAAATTGAAGATGGGGAAATCATGAACAAG aaatcaGTTGAAGCTGCGTGGATGTCAAGCCTGGAGAGTAGCTGTACGGTGATTGGCTCAGGGGTTCTTTTGTGTGTGGATCAGATCACACAGTCCCTGTATACCCTACAGCTGCAGTCTGCAGAACAGACAGAAATGAGACAGATCCACCTCCAG ACTCTAGATTTGGAGGTGGCGTCGGGGTTCCAGCCTGTTCTGACATCCACTCAACCCAATCCAGCACAGCCTCCTCTATCTGAGTTCTTCCTGCAGCTCAGTCCAGAACATCACCTCTTGCTGCAACTCAAAGACGGCCTCATCGCTCCTCTCAGAGACTTCAATCCA TCATATCTGGCAGCTTTTGCCACGTCTGGAGAGAGGACAGTTGCTGCTGTGATGTCCCCAAAGAATGATACC GCTTGCAGCATCAACTTGTTCAGTGCTGACACAGGGAGGAGGCACCTTGACACCACCATTATCTACCACATGGACCCTAATGGAGGAAAGCCAAACAGA ttatatgTCCATGCTTTTCTGAAGAAAGATGATTCTGTTGGCTACAGAGTCATGGTGCAGACGGAAGATCTTACACTCACATTCCTGCAGCAACCTG GTAGGGTGGTCTGGATGAGGGAGGAGGCCCTGGCTGATGTGGTCACGATGGAGATGGTTGACCTGCCATTCACTGGAACACAGGCAGAACTGGAGGGAGAGTTCGGAAAGAAAGCTG CCATTCAAG ATGGGCTGTTACCCATGGTCCTCAAGCGCCTCTCTTCCCAGTTCATTTTGCTGCAGGCATGGCTGGCTCATCTCTGGAAACTCTTTTATGATGCCCGGAAGCCCCGAAGCAGTGTCAAGAATGAGGTCACCATAGACACACTGTCTCGGGATGAATTCAACCTGCAGAAGATGATGGTGATGGTAACTGCCTCTGGGAAG CTTTTTGGCATCGACAGTAAATCAGGAACGATTTTGTGGAAGCAGTATTTAGAAAACATCCAGCCCAACTCTGTTTTCAAACTCATTGTTCAGAGGACCACTGCTCACTTTCCTCATCCACCACAGTGCACACTTCTTATAAAAAGCAAG GACACAGGTCTTGGAAGCCTCTATGTCTTCAATCCTATCTTTGGCAAGAAGAGTCAAATTAGTGTCCCTGCCTTACCCAGACCTGTCCTTCAGACCCTGCTGCTGCCTGTCATTGACCAGGACTATGCTAAAGTCCTTTTACTCATTGATGACCAGTACAAG GTCACCGCATTTCCATCTACAAAGAACGTTCTACAGCAGCTTCAGGACTCAGCATCCTCTATATTCTTCTACCTAGTGGATTCTAGTCAGGGAAAACTGTCGGGTTTCCGTCTGCGCAAG GACTTGTCTACAGAGCTAATCTGGGAGGTGGCCATCCCTACTGAGGTGCAGAAGATAGTGGCTGTCAAAGGAAAGCGTGCAAATGAACATGTCCATTCCCAGGGCAGAGTCATGGGGGATCGTAGTGTGCTCTACAAG TATCTGAACCCTAATCTCTTGGCTGTAATAACGGAAAGCACAGACACCCATCAGGAGCGGAGCTTTGTTGGAATCTTCCTGATTGATGGTGTCACTGGCCGTAGTGTGCATGAAGCGGTGCAGCGGAAAGCCAGGGGGCCTGTTCACTTTGTACACTCTGAAAACTGGATGGTG TATGTGTACTGGAACTCCAAGTTTCGCAGAAATGAGTTTTCTGTGTTGGAGCTCTTTGAGGGAGCGGAGCTCTACAACAGCACAGTGTTCAGCTCCCTGGACAGACCACATCCACCTCAGGTTTTGCAGCAGTCATACATTTTTCCTGCTCCCATAAGCACTTTGGAAGCTACACTTACGGAAAAGGGCATCACCAGCCGACACCTTCTTG TCGGGCTGCCATCAGGCAACATTTTATCCTTACCAAAGATGTTTTTGGACCCTCGGAGACCAGAGGTAGTCTCGGAACAGAGTCG GGAAGAAAACCTTATACCATATGCTCCAGAAATGCCTATTCGTGAAGAATGGTTTGTAAACTATAACCAAACTGTGTCAAGAGTAAGGGGTATTCACACTGCCCCCTCTGGCCTGGAGTCTACCTGTTTG GTGGTCGCATATGGTCTTGACATCTACCAGACCAGAGTGTTTCCCTCCAAGCAATTTGATGTCCTTAAGGATGACTATGACTATGTATTAATCAGCAGCGTACTCTTTGGCCTCTTCTTTGCCACCATGATCAGCAAACGTCTAGCGGAAGTGAAACTGCTCAATAGGGCATGGCGATAA
- the emc1 gene encoding ER membrane protein complex subunit 1 isoform X2 produces the protein MAWLVVRLAISVSLLYTASAVFEDQVGKFDWRQQFIGKVRFALFDTHSQASKKLLVATDKNVFASLNSRTGDLFWRHVDKTGPEGHIDVLLMYGQDAVVVVGNGRLLRSWETTVGGLKWETVLDTGSFQAAAFVGVQDLVKYVAVLKKSAISLHDLSSGSQIWVENLPDSDNVQYQTIYSGGNGLVFVFGVVPNSHIVIVEYKIEDGEIMNKKSVEAAWMSSLESSCTVIGSGVLLCVDQITQSLYTLQLQSAEQTEMRQIHLQTLDLEVASGFQPVLTSTQPNPAQPPLSEFFLQLSPEHHLLLQLKDGLIAPLRDFNPSYLAAFATSGERTVAAVMSPKNDTACSINLFSADTGRRHLDTTIIYHMDPNGGKPNRLYVHAFLKKDDSVGYRVMVQTEDLTLTFLQQPGRVVWMREEALADVVTMEMVDLPFTGTQAELEGEFGKKADGLLPMVLKRLSSQFILLQAWLAHLWKLFYDARKPRSSVKNEVTIDTLSRDEFNLQKMMVMVTASGKLFGIDSKSGTILWKQYLENIQPNSVFKLIVQRTTAHFPHPPQCTLLIKSKDTGLGSLYVFNPIFGKKSQISVPALPRPVLQTLLLPVIDQDYAKVLLLIDDQYKVTAFPSTKNVLQQLQDSASSIFFYLVDSSQGKLSGFRLRKDLSTELIWEVAIPTEVQKIVAVKGKRANEHVHSQGRVMGDRSVLYKYLNPNLLAVITESTDTHQERSFVGIFLIDGVTGRSVHEAVQRKARGPVHFVHSENWMVYVYWNSKFRRNEFSVLELFEGAELYNSTVFSSLDRPHPPQVLQQSYIFPAPISTLEATLTEKGITSRHLLVGLPSGNILSLPKMFLDPRRPEVVSEQSREENLIPYAPEMPIREEWFVNYNQTVSRVRGIHTAPSGLESTCLVVAYGLDIYQTRVFPSKQFDVLKDDYDYVLISSVLFGLFFATMISKRLAEVKLLNRAWR, from the exons ATGGCTTGGCTTGTAGTAAGATTAGCAATATCTGTGTCTTTATTATATACTGCATCGGCGGTATTTGAAGACCAAGTTGGAAAGTTTGATTG GAGGCAACAGTTTATCGGCAAGGTGCGTTTTGCGTTGTTTGACACTCATTCTCAAGCGTCTAAAAAGCTTCTGGTGGCAACCGACAAGAACGTGTTTGCTTCCCTCAATTCAAGGACTGGAGACCTGT TCTGGCGGCATGTGGATAAGACTGGACCAGAGGGCCATATTGATGTACTGCTTATGTATGGGCAGG atgctgttgttgttgtgggaAATGGCCGTCTACTCCGCTCCTGGGAGACCACAGTTGGCGGCTTGAAGTGGGAGACGGTTCTTGATACGGGAAG CTTCCAGGCTGCTGCTTTCGTTGGAGTTCAAGACCTTGTGAAGTATGTTGCTGTGCTGAAGAAATCAGCAATCTCGCTCCATGACCTTTCAAGTGGAAGTCAGATATGGGTAGAAAACCTACCTGACAG TGACAATGTTCAGTATCAAACTATTTATTCTGGTGGGAATGGActggtgtttgtttttggagtCGTGCCAAACTCTCATATCGTTATTGTTGAATACAAAATTGAAGATGGGGAAATCATGAACAAG aaatcaGTTGAAGCTGCGTGGATGTCAAGCCTGGAGAGTAGCTGTACGGTGATTGGCTCAGGGGTTCTTTTGTGTGTGGATCAGATCACACAGTCCCTGTATACCCTACAGCTGCAGTCTGCAGAACAGACAGAAATGAGACAGATCCACCTCCAG ACTCTAGATTTGGAGGTGGCGTCGGGGTTCCAGCCTGTTCTGACATCCACTCAACCCAATCCAGCACAGCCTCCTCTATCTGAGTTCTTCCTGCAGCTCAGTCCAGAACATCACCTCTTGCTGCAACTCAAAGACGGCCTCATCGCTCCTCTCAGAGACTTCAATCCA TCATATCTGGCAGCTTTTGCCACGTCTGGAGAGAGGACAGTTGCTGCTGTGATGTCCCCAAAGAATGATACC GCTTGCAGCATCAACTTGTTCAGTGCTGACACAGGGAGGAGGCACCTTGACACCACCATTATCTACCACATGGACCCTAATGGAGGAAAGCCAAACAGA ttatatgTCCATGCTTTTCTGAAGAAAGATGATTCTGTTGGCTACAGAGTCATGGTGCAGACGGAAGATCTTACACTCACATTCCTGCAGCAACCTG GTAGGGTGGTCTGGATGAGGGAGGAGGCCCTGGCTGATGTGGTCACGATGGAGATGGTTGACCTGCCATTCACTGGAACACAGGCAGAACTGGAGGGAGAGTTCGGAAAGAAAGCTG ATGGGCTGTTACCCATGGTCCTCAAGCGCCTCTCTTCCCAGTTCATTTTGCTGCAGGCATGGCTGGCTCATCTCTGGAAACTCTTTTATGATGCCCGGAAGCCCCGAAGCAGTGTCAAGAATGAGGTCACCATAGACACACTGTCTCGGGATGAATTCAACCTGCAGAAGATGATGGTGATGGTAACTGCCTCTGGGAAG CTTTTTGGCATCGACAGTAAATCAGGAACGATTTTGTGGAAGCAGTATTTAGAAAACATCCAGCCCAACTCTGTTTTCAAACTCATTGTTCAGAGGACCACTGCTCACTTTCCTCATCCACCACAGTGCACACTTCTTATAAAAAGCAAG GACACAGGTCTTGGAAGCCTCTATGTCTTCAATCCTATCTTTGGCAAGAAGAGTCAAATTAGTGTCCCTGCCTTACCCAGACCTGTCCTTCAGACCCTGCTGCTGCCTGTCATTGACCAGGACTATGCTAAAGTCCTTTTACTCATTGATGACCAGTACAAG GTCACCGCATTTCCATCTACAAAGAACGTTCTACAGCAGCTTCAGGACTCAGCATCCTCTATATTCTTCTACCTAGTGGATTCTAGTCAGGGAAAACTGTCGGGTTTCCGTCTGCGCAAG GACTTGTCTACAGAGCTAATCTGGGAGGTGGCCATCCCTACTGAGGTGCAGAAGATAGTGGCTGTCAAAGGAAAGCGTGCAAATGAACATGTCCATTCCCAGGGCAGAGTCATGGGGGATCGTAGTGTGCTCTACAAG TATCTGAACCCTAATCTCTTGGCTGTAATAACGGAAAGCACAGACACCCATCAGGAGCGGAGCTTTGTTGGAATCTTCCTGATTGATGGTGTCACTGGCCGTAGTGTGCATGAAGCGGTGCAGCGGAAAGCCAGGGGGCCTGTTCACTTTGTACACTCTGAAAACTGGATGGTG TATGTGTACTGGAACTCCAAGTTTCGCAGAAATGAGTTTTCTGTGTTGGAGCTCTTTGAGGGAGCGGAGCTCTACAACAGCACAGTGTTCAGCTCCCTGGACAGACCACATCCACCTCAGGTTTTGCAGCAGTCATACATTTTTCCTGCTCCCATAAGCACTTTGGAAGCTACACTTACGGAAAAGGGCATCACCAGCCGACACCTTCTTG TCGGGCTGCCATCAGGCAACATTTTATCCTTACCAAAGATGTTTTTGGACCCTCGGAGACCAGAGGTAGTCTCGGAACAGAGTCG GGAAGAAAACCTTATACCATATGCTCCAGAAATGCCTATTCGTGAAGAATGGTTTGTAAACTATAACCAAACTGTGTCAAGAGTAAGGGGTATTCACACTGCCCCCTCTGGCCTGGAGTCTACCTGTTTG GTGGTCGCATATGGTCTTGACATCTACCAGACCAGAGTGTTTCCCTCCAAGCAATTTGATGTCCTTAAGGATGACTATGACTATGTATTAATCAGCAGCGTACTCTTTGGCCTCTTCTTTGCCACCATGATCAGCAAACGTCTAGCGGAAGTGAAACTGCTCAATAGGGCATGGCGATAA